The following proteins are encoded in a genomic region of Gemmatimonadota bacterium:
- a CDS encoding UDP-N-acetylmuramoyl-L-alanyl-D-glutamate--2,6-diaminopimelate ligase: MVATELITGALSRAGLLVSVRGVLPSQVSLVCDDSRQAAPGALFAAVRGSARDGHDYLDAVAAAGATVAIVEDASRTSLPAIVVRDGRRAAAAAAAAFWGEPAKGMRLVGVTGTNGKTTTVGMLRHLLDTPSARSASIGTLGVLIGSEGTPMPGGGGLTTPGPVELQRILRALADAGVKTVAMEVSSHSLDQRRVEGLTFDAAVFTNLTRDHLDYHGTMEAYFAAKARLVEQLAPLSTIVTNADDVAWQSLRNVARRLTFGHGDTAMVRAVDFAYQSRGSAWHLKTPTGEAAVLLPLIGDFNVDNALAAAAAALALGLDTDTIAARLTLMPQVPGRLEILGKRPTVLRDYAHTPDALERALRALRPFTPGRLIVVFGAGGDRDRGKRPLMAQVAQAHADVVIVTSDNPRTEDPERILDDIVAPLAAGSYERIEDRRSAIAHALAIADPARDVVLLAGKGHETYQVRGTETLHFDELEIVAELMRVKARGRS; encoded by the coding sequence ATGGTCGCCACGGAACTCATTACGGGCGCGTTGTCACGCGCCGGGTTGCTCGTGTCGGTACGCGGCGTGCTGCCGTCGCAGGTGAGCCTCGTGTGCGACGATAGTCGCCAGGCGGCGCCGGGGGCGCTCTTTGCGGCGGTCCGTGGCTCTGCGCGCGATGGACACGATTACCTCGACGCGGTGGCGGCTGCGGGTGCGACGGTGGCGATCGTCGAGGACGCGTCGCGCACGTCGCTGCCGGCGATTGTGGTGCGTGATGGGCGTCGTGCGGCCGCCGCGGCGGCGGCTGCGTTCTGGGGTGAGCCGGCGAAGGGGATGCGGCTCGTGGGCGTGACCGGAACGAATGGCAAAACGACGACCGTTGGTATGCTCCGGCATTTGCTCGACACGCCCAGCGCACGCAGCGCCAGCATCGGCACGCTCGGTGTGTTGATTGGGAGCGAAGGCACGCCGATGCCAGGCGGCGGCGGACTCACGACGCCCGGACCCGTGGAGCTGCAGCGCATTCTGCGCGCGCTTGCGGACGCCGGCGTGAAGACGGTGGCCATGGAGGTGTCGAGTCACTCGCTCGATCAGCGGCGCGTGGAAGGGCTCACGTTCGATGCGGCGGTGTTTACCAACCTCACGCGCGATCACCTCGACTATCACGGCACGATGGAGGCGTACTTTGCCGCGAAGGCGCGGTTGGTCGAACAGCTCGCACCGCTCAGCACCATCGTGACGAACGCCGATGACGTCGCGTGGCAATCGTTGCGGAACGTCGCAAGGCGTCTCACGTTCGGGCACGGCGACACGGCGATGGTCCGCGCGGTGGACTTTGCGTATCAATCGCGAGGGAGTGCGTGGCATTTGAAGACGCCCACCGGCGAGGCGGCCGTGTTGCTGCCATTGATCGGCGACTTCAACGTGGACAACGCGCTCGCCGCGGCCGCCGCGGCGTTGGCGCTCGGGCTCGACACCGACACGATCGCCGCACGACTGACGTTGATGCCGCAGGTACCAGGCCGACTTGAAATCCTTGGGAAGCGGCCGACCGTGTTGCGCGACTATGCGCACACGCCGGACGCACTCGAGCGCGCGCTGCGAGCACTGCGCCCGTTCACCCCCGGCCGCCTGATTGTGGTGTTCGGGGCTGGTGGCGACCGTGATCGGGGCAAGCGACCGCTGATGGCGCAGGTGGCGCAGGCGCATGCCGACGTAGTGATTGTGACCAGCGACAATCCACGCACGGAAGACCCCGAGCGCATTCTCGATGACATCGTCGCGCCGCTCGCGGCTGGGAGTTATGAACGCATCGAAGATCGGCGCTCGGCCATTGCGCACGCGTTGGCGATCGCCGATCCGGCGCGCGATGTGGTGTTGCTTGCGGGGAAGGGGCATGAGACCTATCAGGTCCGTGGCACCGAGACGCTGCATTTTGACGAACTCGAGATTGTCGCCGAATTAATGCGCGTCAAAGCGAGGGGGCGTTCATGA
- a CDS encoding penicillin-binding transpeptidase domain-containing protein has protein sequence MIRTSRVGLVHGGFLLFAVLLVGRAAKVQVLDGDKWRARAAKQQFVDSPLPAPRGRILDASGDVLVESRQLVRFKVSPKEVWGDTKKTMKGGARRMEVLARTLARVGVSSEFVHRATDTTRKSVEVPGRFLASDVDSILTMRGIHAEPAIERVPPSADGLRRLIGHADENGEPVDGLEKSLDAMLRGVKGNVTELRDARGRKFDSPTVEGTAARPGHTVRLTINQQLQDIADRALADAVTSQGASGGDIVVMDPLTGEVRAMASKRADPLSTIATGLTEPYEPGSTLKPFVAARLLDLKRARVDEVMNVYGGKWEYQGRKIEDDHPAASFTLFDVIRFSSNIGIVQFAQRLAPGEQYELLRDLGFGVQTGLPYPGESQGVLRVPKQWDKQTPASLAMGYALNVTPVQLAAAYSAIANGGELLEPALVKEVRSADGTVRYHHERRVVRRVMSVEAAAQVRAMLRGVVEGGTGEFAKLSTFEMAGKTGTAKRTLHGKYVKGAYTASFVGLFPADKPQIVILVKIDNPTKTIYGGKAAAPVSKNVLQAMIAARDGGLDRGTLAASRITPPVAPTPAPGALANSAARAGANPPVVASAPSAASPAADTEPASDTTVQGAPAGSVPFVYRLDQPHRATPVVVGARAIPDVRGLPVRRAVYALHRAGFRVTMGATGNGDAAATAPDAGTVSPSGTTVRLLRAP, from the coding sequence GTGATTCGCACCTCACGCGTCGGGCTTGTGCACGGCGGGTTCTTGCTCTTTGCGGTGCTCCTCGTGGGGCGCGCAGCCAAGGTGCAGGTGCTCGACGGCGACAAGTGGCGTGCGCGCGCGGCCAAGCAGCAGTTTGTGGACTCGCCGCTTCCCGCACCGCGGGGCCGGATTCTCGACGCGTCCGGCGATGTGTTGGTGGAGAGTCGGCAGCTGGTGCGGTTCAAAGTCTCGCCCAAGGAAGTGTGGGGCGACACCAAAAAGACGATGAAAGGTGGGGCCCGGCGCATGGAGGTGCTCGCACGCACACTCGCGCGCGTGGGCGTCTCATCAGAGTTCGTGCACCGCGCCACGGACACCACCCGCAAGTCGGTCGAGGTGCCCGGGCGGTTTCTGGCGTCGGACGTCGATTCCATTCTCACGATGCGCGGGATTCACGCGGAGCCGGCCATTGAGCGCGTGCCGCCCTCGGCGGACGGGCTGCGCCGCCTGATTGGCCACGCCGACGAGAATGGCGAGCCCGTGGATGGGCTCGAGAAGTCGCTCGACGCTATGCTCCGCGGCGTGAAGGGGAACGTGACGGAGTTGCGCGATGCTCGCGGTCGCAAGTTCGATTCGCCGACGGTCGAAGGGACAGCGGCACGCCCCGGCCACACGGTGCGCCTGACGATCAATCAGCAGCTGCAAGACATTGCCGACCGTGCCCTCGCCGACGCGGTGACGAGCCAAGGGGCCAGCGGCGGCGACATCGTGGTGATGGATCCGCTCACGGGCGAAGTGCGTGCAATGGCCAGCAAGCGCGCCGATCCGCTCTCGACGATCGCGACGGGGCTCACGGAGCCGTATGAGCCAGGCTCGACGCTCAAGCCGTTTGTGGCCGCACGCCTGCTCGACCTCAAGCGCGCGCGCGTGGACGAGGTGATGAACGTCTACGGCGGCAAGTGGGAGTATCAGGGCCGCAAGATTGAAGATGATCACCCCGCCGCGAGCTTCACGCTGTTTGATGTGATTCGGTTTTCGAGCAATATCGGCATTGTGCAGTTTGCCCAGCGTCTTGCGCCCGGCGAGCAGTACGAGCTGTTGCGCGATCTTGGATTTGGTGTGCAGACAGGGCTGCCGTATCCGGGCGAGAGTCAGGGCGTGCTGCGCGTTCCGAAGCAGTGGGACAAGCAAACGCCTGCGTCGCTCGCCATGGGGTACGCGCTCAACGTAACGCCGGTGCAACTGGCCGCCGCTTACAGCGCGATTGCCAATGGCGGGGAACTTCTTGAGCCCGCGCTCGTGAAAGAAGTGCGTAGCGCCGACGGCACCGTGCGCTACCATCACGAACGGCGCGTGGTGCGCCGCGTCATGAGCGTGGAGGCCGCCGCTCAAGTGCGTGCGATGCTCCGTGGCGTGGTGGAAGGCGGCACGGGTGAGTTTGCCAAACTGTCGACCTTTGAGATGGCCGGTAAGACGGGCACCGCCAAGCGTACGTTGCACGGCAAGTATGTGAAGGGCGCGTACACGGCGAGTTTTGTTGGACTCTTCCCGGCCGATAAGCCACAGATTGTAATTCTGGTGAAGATCGACAACCCCACCAAAACGATTTATGGCGGCAAGGCGGCCGCCCCGGTGTCGAAGAACGTGCTGCAGGCCATGATTGCCGCGCGCGACGGGGGGCTGGATCGTGGTACCCTCGCGGCGTCGCGCATTACGCCGCCGGTGGCGCCAACGCCGGCGCCTGGTGCGCTGGCAAATAGTGCGGCGCGCGCGGGCGCTAATCCACCGGTCGTGGCATCCGCGCCGAGTGCTGCTTCGCCTGCGGCCGACACGGAGCCAGCGAGCGACACGACGGTGCAGGGCGCGCCTGCGGGCAGCGTGCCATTCGTGTATCGCTTGGATCAGCCGCATCGGGCGACGCCGGTGGTGGTGGGGGCGCGGGCTATTCCGGATGTGCGAGGGCTCCCGGTGCGGCGCGCGGTGTATGCGCTGCATCGCGCGGGGTTCCGCGTGACGATGGGTGCCACGGGGAATGGCGACGCCGCAGCGACCGCGCCAGATGCGGGCACGGTGTCGCCGTCAGGAACCACCGTTCGACTCCTCAGGGCGCCGTGA
- a CDS encoding cell division protein FtsL produces MRGRSILALVLTGFVLMTTGVIYRRSYGTLQGRKQSQLEARRATLEAERAKLDGDIRDAASGARLAKIAQERLNMRIPSDSQVFVVPRPARKAP; encoded by the coding sequence GTGCGCGGGCGCTCGATTCTCGCGCTGGTACTCACGGGTTTCGTTCTGATGACGACAGGCGTCATCTATAGACGGAGCTACGGAACGCTCCAAGGCAGAAAACAGAGCCAACTCGAGGCGCGTCGCGCGACGCTTGAAGCGGAGCGCGCCAAGCTCGACGGCGATATCCGGGACGCGGCGAGTGGCGCGCGGCTGGCCAAGATTGCCCAGGAGCGGTTGAACATGCGCATTCCTAGTGACAGTCAGGTGTTTGTGGTGCCACGTCCGGCCCGTAAGGCGCCGTAG
- the rsmH gene encoding 16S rRNA (cytosine(1402)-N(4))-methyltransferase RsmH has translation MTDSTRFDSPYHAPVMVAEVLTLLAPCTRVVDGTLGGGGHTLALLEAGKSVIGVDRDPNAQAAAGERLAAFRESGRFTLVPATFAEFAESAAQHGAFDGVLLDLGVSSHQFDDGARGFSFREGAPLDMRMSYGPGAGASMMTARDVLNDSDEDELVRIFRDYGDEPKARRLAHELVRRRGNRPFETSDDFVGAIRAVLGPRSGPSEFARLFQALRIAVNDELGELARALAAFRDGLAPGGVFAVISYHSGEDRLVKHAFREWSLSCVCPPKQFMCTCRGKALGEVLTRKAVNANAEETARNSRARSAHLRAWQKARAED, from the coding sequence GTGACTGACTCCACACGATTTGATTCGCCCTACCACGCCCCGGTGATGGTCGCCGAGGTGCTGACGTTGCTCGCGCCCTGCACGCGGGTGGTGGACGGGACGCTCGGCGGCGGCGGTCATACACTCGCGCTACTCGAAGCGGGGAAGTCGGTGATCGGGGTGGATCGCGACCCCAACGCGCAGGCCGCGGCGGGCGAGCGGTTAGCCGCGTTCCGAGAGAGCGGTCGGTTCACGCTCGTGCCAGCGACGTTTGCCGAGTTCGCCGAGTCGGCGGCGCAGCATGGGGCTTTTGATGGGGTGCTGCTCGACCTTGGGGTGTCGTCGCATCAGTTTGACGACGGTGCGCGAGGGTTCTCGTTTCGTGAAGGTGCGCCACTCGACATGCGGATGAGTTACGGTCCCGGCGCCGGCGCTTCGATGATGACCGCGCGCGACGTGCTGAACGATTCCGACGAAGACGAGCTGGTGCGGATTTTCCGCGACTACGGCGACGAGCCCAAGGCGCGACGGCTGGCGCATGAGTTGGTGCGCCGGCGGGGGAACCGGCCGTTTGAGACGAGCGACGATTTTGTGGGGGCGATTCGCGCGGTGTTGGGGCCGAGGTCGGGGCCGTCGGAGTTCGCGCGACTTTTTCAGGCGTTGCGCATTGCGGTGAACGACGAGTTGGGCGAGCTCGCGCGGGCATTGGCGGCATTCCGTGACGGATTGGCCCCAGGCGGCGTCTTTGCAGTAATCAGCTACCACTCGGGAGAGGACCGGCTCGTGAAGCACGCCTTTCGCGAGTGGAGCCTGTCGTGCGTGTGTCCGCCTAAACAATTCATGTGCACTTGCCGCGGGAAGGCTCTCGGGGAGGTGCTCACGAGGAAAGCCGTGAACGCGAACGCCGAAGAGACCGCGCGCAACTCGCGCGCTCGCAGCGCCCATCTGCGCGCCTGGCAAAAGGCCCGCGCGGAGGACTGA
- a CDS encoding tetratricopeptide repeat protein — protein sequence MSDETLRVLRAQYTELERRLDAGLADAERAAVKAEIIALFRMAEQQASELTALKEDVKQLVDKWKAGEGAAKASMAPQFAGERPVVHADHLGASTFAEKGWSLLSIGDYDGAEAALQRALELSPGDAQSTALLGWAQMLNEKLDDAMMSFQVVLMKEPMNALARINVGYICFKKHIFGEAIEHLSKAIRLDNDKKASLYAHFYLGLVYLEREMYEDAENFFLKTLVLGPNLIEAYYELGRSYWFNGQKDDAKETWRKGHAANRFNPWGQRCEELLQVVEAGGVPTRP from the coding sequence ATGTCTGACGAAACGCTGCGCGTACTGCGCGCTCAGTACACCGAACTCGAACGTCGGCTCGACGCCGGATTGGCCGACGCCGAACGCGCGGCGGTAAAGGCCGAGATCATTGCGTTGTTTCGCATGGCCGAGCAGCAAGCCTCGGAGCTGACCGCGCTCAAGGAAGACGTCAAGCAACTCGTGGACAAATGGAAAGCGGGGGAAGGCGCGGCTAAGGCGTCGATGGCACCGCAGTTCGCCGGCGAGCGCCCGGTGGTGCACGCCGATCATTTGGGTGCGTCCACGTTCGCAGAAAAAGGGTGGAGTCTGCTGTCGATTGGTGACTATGACGGCGCCGAGGCCGCGCTGCAGCGAGCACTCGAACTCTCCCCTGGGGATGCGCAGAGCACCGCCCTCCTCGGTTGGGCGCAGATGCTCAACGAAAAACTCGACGACGCTATGATGAGCTTTCAGGTCGTGCTCATGAAGGAGCCGATGAATGCGCTGGCGCGCATCAACGTGGGCTATATCTGTTTCAAGAAGCACATCTTCGGCGAGGCGATCGAGCATTTGTCGAAAGCCATTCGGCTCGACAACGACAAAAAGGCGTCGCTCTATGCGCACTTCTACTTGGGCCTCGTGTACCTCGAGCGTGAGATGTACGAAGACGCCGAGAATTTCTTCTTGAAGACGCTCGTGCTCGGCCCCAATCTCATTGAGGCGTACTACGAGCTTGGGCGGTCGTATTGGTTCAATGGCCAGAAGGACGACGCCAAAGAGACGTGGCGCAAAGGGCACGCGGCCAACAGGTTCAATCCATGGGGCCAGCGTTGCGAGGAGCTGTTGCAGGTGGTGGAGGCTGGCGGAGTGCCGACGCGGCCGTGA
- a CDS encoding chemotaxis protein CheW: MTGSTPAASGERLQLVTFRVGEDRFAADIVAVERVLRFTAPRPIPNVPSWLEGVIDYSGRVVPVIDLRNRFELAPAPSRVGARILVMSAGSDWIGAIVDAVDEVIVVPVEQLVPPPALFRGLAKPYLKALVRRGKDGEDTLVVLDVAHLLTSRERLVLEQAVAGATDHV, translated from the coding sequence ATGACCGGCTCCACCCCCGCCGCGAGCGGCGAACGCCTGCAACTCGTCACGTTCCGAGTGGGCGAGGATCGGTTTGCGGCCGACATCGTCGCGGTGGAACGCGTGTTGCGGTTTACCGCGCCGCGTCCGATTCCCAATGTGCCGAGTTGGCTCGAGGGGGTCATTGATTACAGCGGCCGCGTGGTGCCGGTGATTGACCTGCGCAATCGCTTTGAACTCGCGCCGGCGCCGTCACGTGTGGGTGCGCGCATCCTCGTGATGAGCGCGGGCAGCGACTGGATTGGCGCCATCGTGGATGCGGTGGATGAAGTGATTGTGGTGCCGGTGGAACAGCTGGTGCCGCCGCCGGCATTGTTCCGCGGACTCGCCAAGCCATATCTCAAAGCGCTGGTGCGCCGTGGCAAAGACGGCGAAGACACACTGGTGGTGCTCGACGTGGCGCATCTGCTCACCTCGCGCGAACGATTGGTACTCGAACAGGCAGTTGCTGGAGCCACGGACCATGTCTGA
- a CDS encoding chemotaxis protein CheW, with protein MTRATLEELHVVARVGDERFAFAVADVEEVIDAPSLEWVPSAPLGVAGQLRHRERTLSAFDGAWAFGLAVGRVGGTALVLRAGDARTVLMVDDVDDLAVLDVRTLRPVPAGADAEGVLAGVCIGARADGGLVNLVRVDALLSRTAGIAPPREENMA; from the coding sequence ATGACCCGCGCTACGCTCGAGGAGCTGCACGTGGTGGCGCGCGTAGGGGATGAACGCTTTGCGTTCGCGGTCGCCGACGTCGAAGAGGTGATCGATGCGCCGTCGCTCGAATGGGTGCCGAGCGCTCCGCTGGGCGTGGCCGGCCAACTGCGGCACCGGGAACGCACACTGAGCGCGTTCGACGGCGCGTGGGCGTTTGGACTGGCCGTGGGGCGGGTGGGAGGCACCGCGCTCGTCCTGCGCGCGGGTGACGCACGCACGGTGCTAATGGTCGATGATGTGGATGATCTCGCCGTGCTCGACGTGCGCACGCTCCGGCCCGTGCCGGCTGGGGCGGACGCCGAAGGCGTCCTCGCGGGCGTGTGCATTGGCGCTCGTGCGGATGGCGGATTAGTGAACTTGGTGCGGGTAGACGCGCTGCTCAGCAGAACTGCCGGGATCGCGCCGCCGCGAGAGGAGAACATGGCATGA
- the cheB gene encoding chemotaxis-specific protein-glutamate methyltransferase CheB: MSSERPHRTVLVVDDSALMRTVISEVIGRFAQFTVIGTAVDGEDALRQVHALDPDIVTLDIEMPGLDGLAVLGYIMSESPRAVVMLSGADTVGQVSATLRALELGAVDFVRKPLAAGVRQVTEIEERLHQALLAAAVVNLRGVPMLARPVFVSKRGADASGGAHTALVIAASTGGPRALAEVIPLLPASLDAVVLVVQHMPRGFTAGLAERLDALSVLDVSEVVDGELLRPGHVYIAPGGRHCTVVATHGGPRAALHDGPAVWGVKPAADPLFESAAAVFGAHCVGVVLTGMGRDGSAGLAAVRAAGGGAVVQDRETSTIYGMPLAALETAGADRVAPLSEVAGAAVLLLARHRPVEHRP; the protein is encoded by the coding sequence ATGTCCTCTGAGCGCCCGCATCGCACCGTGCTCGTGGTGGACGACAGCGCGCTCATGCGCACCGTCATCAGCGAGGTGATCGGCCGGTTTGCGCAGTTCACGGTCATTGGTACCGCCGTGGATGGTGAGGACGCGCTGCGTCAGGTGCATGCCCTCGATCCGGACATCGTCACGCTCGACATCGAGATGCCCGGTCTCGACGGACTCGCGGTGCTCGGCTACATCATGAGCGAATCGCCGCGCGCGGTGGTCATGCTGAGTGGCGCGGACACCGTGGGGCAGGTGAGTGCTACACTGCGGGCGCTCGAACTCGGTGCGGTGGACTTCGTTCGGAAGCCGCTGGCCGCCGGTGTGCGGCAGGTGACAGAGATCGAGGAACGTCTGCATCAGGCGCTCTTAGCGGCGGCGGTGGTGAATCTCCGCGGCGTGCCTATGCTCGCGCGACCGGTGTTCGTATCCAAGCGCGGTGCGGATGCCAGCGGAGGCGCTCACACCGCGCTCGTGATTGCGGCATCCACCGGAGGCCCCCGCGCACTCGCGGAGGTGATTCCGCTGTTGCCAGCGTCACTCGACGCCGTCGTGCTCGTGGTGCAGCACATGCCGCGCGGATTTACCGCCGGACTCGCGGAGCGCCTCGACGCGCTGTCTGTACTTGACGTGAGCGAAGTGGTGGATGGCGAACTGCTGCGGCCGGGCCATGTGTATATCGCGCCAGGCGGGCGGCACTGCACGGTGGTGGCGACGCACGGAGGCCCGCGGGCCGCGTTGCACGACGGACCGGCCGTGTGGGGCGTCAAGCCTGCGGCAGACCCGCTGTTCGAGTCGGCAGCGGCGGTATTCGGTGCCCACTGTGTTGGCGTGGTCCTGACGGGGATGGGGCGCGACGGCAGCGCGGGGCTCGCCGCGGTGCGCGCCGCCGGTGGAGGCGCTGTGGTGCAGGATCGAGAGACGTCCACTATTTACGGCATGCCTCTCGCCGCGCTCGAAACGGCGGGCGCTGATCGTGTGGCGCCACTCAGTGAAGTGGCGGGCGCCGCCGTGCTGCTCCTCGCGCGGCATCGGCCTGTGGAGCACCGCCCATGA